The proteins below come from a single Saccharopolyspora sp. SCSIO 74807 genomic window:
- a CDS encoding acyl-CoA dehydrogenase family protein produces the protein MSVAAVTGPTGAASPFELSEDQRAIQQTAREFAAEQLAPHAVQWDQDKHFPVEVLRTAGELGIGGIYVDDAYGGTGLSRFDSVLIFEALASGDPSVAAYLSIHNMVAGMIDRFGDAEQKAQWLPGLCSLQQRASYCLTEPEAGSDAAALQTRAVRDGDDYLLTGVKQFISGGGSSDVYAVMARTGDTGSGGISTFLVEAGAQGLSFGPNERKMGWNAQPTRQVLFDEVRVPASRRLGPEGIGFKIAMAGLDGGRLSIAACSLGGAQAALDKSLAYVRERSAFGSKLSEFQVLQFKLADMATDLEAARMLLWRAAWALDTRDPDATRLCAMAKRLATDAGFAVANEALQIHGGYGYLAEYGLEKIVRDLRVHQILEGTNEIMRLIISRGLLESAS, from the coding sequence GTGTCCGTTGCAGCGGTAACCGGCCCCACCGGCGCGGCGTCGCCGTTCGAGCTGTCCGAGGACCAGCGCGCGATCCAGCAGACCGCCCGCGAGTTCGCCGCCGAACAGCTCGCGCCGCACGCGGTGCAGTGGGACCAGGACAAGCACTTCCCGGTGGAGGTGCTGCGCACCGCCGGGGAACTGGGCATCGGCGGGATCTACGTCGACGACGCCTACGGCGGCACCGGCCTGAGCCGGTTCGACTCGGTGCTCATCTTCGAGGCGCTGGCCTCCGGTGACCCTTCGGTGGCGGCGTACCTGTCGATCCACAACATGGTCGCCGGGATGATCGACCGGTTCGGCGACGCCGAGCAGAAAGCCCAGTGGCTGCCCGGGTTGTGCTCGCTGCAGCAGCGGGCGAGCTACTGCCTGACCGAACCGGAGGCGGGCTCGGACGCGGCCGCGCTGCAGACCCGCGCGGTGCGCGACGGGGACGACTACCTGCTCACCGGGGTCAAGCAGTTCATCTCCGGCGGCGGCAGCTCGGACGTCTACGCGGTGATGGCGCGCACCGGGGACACCGGGTCCGGCGGCATCTCCACGTTCCTGGTCGAAGCCGGTGCGCAAGGGCTCTCGTTCGGGCCGAACGAGCGCAAGATGGGCTGGAACGCCCAGCCCACCCGGCAGGTGCTGTTCGACGAGGTCCGGGTGCCCGCGAGCAGGCGGCTGGGGCCGGAGGGCATCGGGTTCAAGATCGCCATGGCGGGGCTGGACGGCGGCCGGCTCAGCATCGCGGCCTGCTCGCTCGGGGGCGCGCAGGCCGCGTTGGACAAGAGCCTTGCCTATGTCCGGGAGCGCAGCGCGTTCGGATCGAAGCTCAGCGAGTTCCAGGTGCTGCAGTTCAAGCTCGCCGACATGGCGACCGATCTGGAGGCCGCGCGGATGCTGCTGTGGCGCGCGGCGTGGGCGCTGGACACCCGCGATCCGGACGCCACCCGGCTGTGCGCGATGGCCAAGCGGCTGGCCACCGACGCGGGCTTCGCCGTGGCGAACGAGGCACTTCAGATCCACGGTGGTTACGGATACCTTGCCGAGTACGGCCTGGAGAAGATCGTTCGCGACCTGCGCGTGCACCAGATCCTCGAAGGCACCAACGAGATCATGCGCTTGATCATTTCCCGTGGATTGCTGGAGTCGGCATCATGA
- a CDS encoding barstar family protein translates to MGEQEQPEQSAVSAREAAAAAEQRGAVPHVLDGRELVNKRTTLEGIAAALSFPEWAGRNLDALYDCLTDLSWLPEGEHVLIWSGSTSLAQHDPRAYEKINSVLRDAARNTVCGRSFEPVLTRD, encoded by the coding sequence GTGGGCGAGCAGGAGCAGCCTGAGCAGAGCGCGGTGAGCGCCCGCGAGGCCGCTGCGGCGGCCGAGCAGCGGGGCGCGGTACCGCACGTCCTCGACGGCCGGGAGCTGGTGAACAAGCGCACCACGCTGGAGGGCATCGCGGCGGCGCTGTCCTTCCCGGAGTGGGCGGGCCGCAATCTGGACGCGCTCTACGACTGCCTCACCGACCTGTCCTGGCTGCCCGAGGGCGAGCACGTGCTGATCTGGTCCGGCTCCACCTCGCTGGCCCAGCACGACCCGAGGGCCTACGAGAAGATCAACTCGGTGTTGCGGGACGCGGCCCGCAACACCGTCTGCGGCCGCTCCTTCGAACCGGTGCTCACCCGCGACTGA
- a CDS encoding ADP-ribosylglycohydrolase family protein has translation MGRPELHSAAVDEPALLTALTRIAAGSKPSPHAAGATAVPIGAVAALWSADDGFDLGRELAALSHGHPDGNRPAGATGAAISLLLRGIPLAEALPGALARWQPAESRPALLDRALHLGSTSPIGFVARRDQLDAMSGGRSGVQALAVALRICAACPDDFTKAIESASEHSGDVGTTAVLCGQLLGAAHGPTAIPPELAAESPAWTVLEQLAEDAAAEFGPYPDESDDWFARYPVGDPDGRPDQRNSITAVPRLAASRDRFLGAVLGCAIGEALGGPVAGESWDQIQDRHGERGLRDYVPAGHPAGRLGSDTQLLLFSLEGTIRAGVRRRDHDIADPSRHIQHAYQRWLHTQHLSWSRAAGEFLERTGEPDGWLVGHRALFQTRNPGRTMMRTLIAFAKGQQRMGTPQHPVSDSKGSTAVMRAVPAALWSENPSEVFRVGQNTAALTHGDPVAHLSAGTLAFLVSRLMAGQDLNTAVEEASAELRNHPGHEEVAARLSAAVHYARSAGTTPTHLETGIGTGWTAADALGIGLYAALVADGDFDAALPLAVNHSGNSATTGAVCGSLVGAQRGAATIPQRWRAELELHDVIERLAHDAALEFGPRPPDTAEWFTRYPPT, from the coding sequence GTGGGCAGGCCGGAGCTGCATTCCGCCGCCGTCGACGAGCCCGCGCTGCTGACCGCGCTGACCCGCATCGCCGCCGGGAGCAAACCTTCGCCGCACGCAGCGGGCGCCACCGCAGTGCCGATCGGAGCGGTCGCGGCGCTGTGGTCGGCCGATGACGGGTTCGACCTCGGCAGGGAACTGGCGGCGTTATCCCACGGCCACCCCGACGGGAACCGCCCGGCCGGTGCGACGGGCGCGGCGATTTCCCTGCTGTTGCGGGGAATTCCGCTCGCCGAAGCGCTGCCCGGTGCGCTGGCCCGCTGGCAGCCCGCCGAATCCCGGCCCGCGCTGCTGGACCGCGCGCTGCACCTCGGCTCGACCAGCCCGATCGGTTTCGTCGCCCGGCGGGACCAACTGGACGCGATGAGCGGCGGACGCAGCGGCGTGCAAGCGCTCGCGGTCGCGTTGCGCATCTGCGCGGCCTGCCCCGACGACTTCACCAAGGCCATCGAGTCAGCGAGCGAGCACTCCGGGGACGTCGGCACGACCGCCGTGTTGTGCGGTCAGCTGCTCGGCGCCGCGCACGGACCGACCGCGATTCCTCCGGAGCTGGCCGCGGAATCGCCCGCGTGGACGGTGCTCGAGCAGCTCGCCGAGGACGCCGCCGCGGAGTTCGGGCCCTACCCGGACGAGTCCGACGACTGGTTCGCCCGCTACCCGGTCGGCGACCCCGACGGCCGACCCGATCAGCGCAACAGCATCACCGCAGTGCCCAGGCTGGCCGCCTCGCGCGACCGGTTCCTCGGCGCGGTGCTGGGCTGCGCGATCGGCGAAGCGCTCGGCGGCCCCGTCGCGGGCGAGAGCTGGGACCAGATCCAAGACCGGCACGGCGAACGCGGTCTGCGCGATTACGTGCCCGCCGGGCACCCGGCCGGGCGGCTCGGCAGCGACACGCAACTGCTGCTGTTCTCCCTGGAAGGCACCATCCGCGCCGGTGTGCGCCGCCGCGACCACGACATCGCCGACCCGTCCCGGCACATCCAGCACGCCTACCAGCGCTGGCTGCACACCCAGCACCTGAGCTGGAGCCGCGCCGCGGGTGAATTCCTCGAGCGCACCGGCGAACCGGACGGGTGGCTGGTCGGGCACCGCGCGCTGTTCCAGACCCGCAACCCCGGGCGGACGATGATGCGCACGCTCATCGCCTTCGCCAAGGGACAGCAACGGATGGGCACGCCGCAGCACCCGGTCAGCGACTCGAAGGGCAGCACAGCGGTGATGCGCGCGGTGCCCGCCGCGCTGTGGAGCGAGAACCCGTCCGAAGTGTTCCGCGTCGGGCAGAACACCGCGGCGCTGACCCACGGCGACCCCGTGGCGCACCTGAGCGCCGGGACGCTCGCATTCCTGGTTTCGCGCCTGATGGCCGGTCAGGACCTCAACACCGCCGTGGAGGAGGCGTCCGCGGAACTGCGGAACCACCCCGGGCACGAAGAAGTCGCCGCCCGGTTGTCGGCGGCGGTGCACTACGCCCGCTCCGCGGGAACCACGCCGACGCACTTGGAAACCGGCATCGGAACCGGCTGGACCGCGGCGGACGCGCTCGGCATCGGGCTGTACGCGGCGCTGGTCGCGGACGGCGACTTCGACGCCGCGCTGCCGCTGGCGGTGAACCACTCCGGCAACAGCGCGACGACCGGGGCGGTGTGCGGCAGCCTCGTCGGCGCGCAGCGCGGCGCCGCGACCATCCCGCAGCGGTGGCGCGCCGAGCTGGAACTGCACGACGTGATCGAACGGCTCGCGCACGACGCGGCGTTGGAGTTCGGCCCGCGACCACCGGATACCGCGGAGTGGTTCACCCGCTACCCGCCGACCTGA
- a CDS encoding enoyl-CoA hydratase/isomerase family protein, whose protein sequence is MTSTAPEVLLNVEGALGRITLNRPKAINSLTLEMVRSITEALEQWRSDDRVRAVLIEGAGERGLCAGGDIRALYDAAKADDDSLPKAFWSEEYRLNAALSHYPKPVVGLMDGVCMGGGVGITAHGSHRVVTERSKVGMPETGIGFVPDVGGTYLLSRAPGEFGTHLALTGTPVGGADAIALGLADDFVPSDRLEELVAALTDGEVDAALARFATERPPAPLAAHREWIEAAYSADRVEDVLTRLRARPEEAAQQAADAIETKSPTSLKITLRALRSRPDTLEQALDQEYRLALATVSVGDFVEGVRATLVDKDKDPKWSPERLDEVTDEFVERFFAPLGAAELGLAAD, encoded by the coding sequence ATGACATCAACCGCCCCGGAAGTTCTGCTCAACGTAGAGGGCGCGCTCGGACGGATCACGCTCAACCGCCCCAAGGCGATCAACTCGCTCACCTTGGAGATGGTGCGGTCGATCACCGAGGCACTTGAGCAGTGGCGTTCCGACGACCGGGTGCGCGCGGTGCTCATCGAGGGCGCCGGGGAACGCGGCCTGTGCGCGGGCGGGGACATCCGCGCGCTCTACGACGCGGCCAAGGCCGACGACGACTCGCTGCCGAAGGCGTTCTGGAGCGAGGAGTACCGGCTCAACGCGGCGCTGTCGCACTACCCGAAGCCCGTGGTCGGGCTGATGGACGGCGTGTGCATGGGCGGCGGCGTGGGCATCACCGCGCACGGTTCGCACCGGGTGGTCACCGAACGTTCCAAGGTCGGGATGCCGGAGACCGGAATCGGGTTCGTGCCCGACGTGGGCGGCACCTACCTGCTCTCGCGCGCGCCGGGTGAGTTCGGCACGCACCTGGCGCTGACCGGTACTCCGGTCGGCGGCGCGGACGCGATCGCGCTGGGCCTGGCCGACGATTTCGTGCCCAGCGACCGGCTCGAAGAGCTGGTCGCGGCGTTGACCGATGGCGAGGTGGACGCGGCGCTGGCCAGGTTCGCCACCGAGCGCCCGCCCGCACCGCTGGCGGCGCACCGGGAATGGATCGAAGCGGCCTATTCCGCCGACCGCGTGGAAGACGTCCTCACCAGGCTGCGCGCGCGCCCGGAAGAAGCCGCGCAGCAGGCCGCCGACGCCATCGAGACCAAGTCGCCGACCTCGCTGAAGATCACGCTGCGCGCCCTGCGGTCGCGCCCGGACACCTTGGAGCAGGCGCTCGACCAGGAATACCGGCTGGCGCTGGCCACCGTTTCGGTCGGCGATTTCGTGGAGGGCGTGCGCGCCACGCTCGTCGACAAGGACAAGGACCCGAAGTGGTCGCCGGAGCGCCTGGACGAGGTGACCGACGAGTTCGTCGAGCGGTTCTTCGCCCCGCTCGGCGCCGCGGAATTGGGACTCGCAGCGGACTGA
- a CDS encoding enoyl-CoA hydratase-related protein, which translates to MGEELVHRNVEAGIATITLDSPHNRNALSAQLRRELREQLAAALADEAVRVVILDHTGPVFCSGMDLKESSGAGSQDQGVRELPDILETLWTSPKPVVAKLAGPARAGGVGIVAACDLAVAAETATFAFSEVRIGVVPAVISLTVLPRLQPRAAHELFLTGETFDAHRAVEIGLLNSAVPAEELDTRTRRYADLLTRGAPNALAATKAMLRRPRASTLNEDFDAMLDLSAHHFASEEGQEGMRAFKEKRPASWVPEQES; encoded by the coding sequence ATGGGCGAAGAACTCGTGCACCGCAACGTCGAAGCGGGCATCGCGACGATCACGCTGGACTCCCCGCACAACCGCAACGCGCTGTCCGCGCAGTTGCGCCGCGAACTCCGCGAGCAGTTGGCCGCCGCGTTGGCCGACGAAGCGGTGCGGGTCGTCATCCTGGACCACACCGGGCCGGTGTTCTGCTCGGGCATGGACCTGAAGGAATCCAGCGGCGCCGGTTCGCAGGACCAGGGCGTGCGGGAACTGCCCGACATCCTGGAAACGCTGTGGACCAGCCCGAAACCGGTCGTCGCGAAACTCGCGGGCCCCGCCCGCGCCGGCGGAGTCGGCATCGTCGCCGCCTGCGACCTCGCCGTCGCCGCCGAGACGGCGACCTTCGCCTTCTCCGAAGTCCGAATCGGCGTCGTGCCCGCGGTGATCTCGCTGACCGTGCTGCCGCGCCTGCAACCGCGCGCCGCGCACGAACTGTTCCTGACCGGCGAGACCTTCGACGCCCACCGGGCCGTCGAGATCGGCCTGCTCAACTCCGCCGTTCCCGCCGAAGAACTCGACACCCGAACGCGCCGCTACGCCGACCTGCTCACCCGCGGCGCCCCGAACGCCCTGGCCGCCACCAAGGCGATGCTGCGCCGCCCGCGGGCGAGCACCCTCAACGAGGACTTCGACGCCATGCTCGACCTCTCCGCCCACCACTTCGCCTCGGAAGAGGGCCAGGAGGGAATGCGCGCCTTCAAGGAGAAGCGCCCGGCTTCTTGGGTGCCCGAACAGGAATCCTGA
- the mmsB gene encoding 3-hydroxyisobutyrate dehydrogenase, with amino-acid sequence MAVIAFIGLGHMGGPMSANLVKAGHAVRGFDLAPAALAQARANGVTTADSAADAVAGADAVITMLPSGKHLLDCYREVLGSVQPGALLIDCSTVDVADARAAHEAAGAAGFGSLDAPVSGGTAGAEAGTLTFMAGGAADVFQRAEAVLEPMARKVIHCGGAGHGQVTKMCNNLILGASMIAVSEAFVLGERLGLSNQALYDVASISTGQCWSLTTNCPVPDLVETSRANHDYEPGFSAALMLKDLRLAESAAEQSGTDTAIGQLATELYQRFNAEGGGEYDFGAIIRSIREHSGAEGTVTPSGSAEATGTA; translated from the coding sequence ATGGCTGTCATCGCTTTCATCGGGCTGGGCCACATGGGCGGGCCCATGTCGGCGAACCTGGTCAAGGCCGGGCACGCGGTGCGCGGGTTCGACCTGGCCCCTGCGGCGCTGGCGCAGGCGCGGGCGAACGGCGTGACCACCGCGGACTCGGCGGCCGATGCGGTGGCCGGGGCGGATGCGGTGATCACCATGCTGCCCAGCGGCAAGCACCTGCTGGACTGCTACCGGGAGGTGCTCGGTTCGGTGCAGCCGGGTGCGCTGCTGATCGACTGCTCCACGGTCGACGTCGCCGACGCGCGGGCGGCGCACGAGGCGGCGGGCGCGGCCGGGTTCGGTTCGCTGGACGCCCCGGTCTCCGGCGGTACCGCGGGCGCAGAGGCGGGCACGCTGACGTTCATGGCGGGCGGTGCCGCCGACGTGTTCCAGCGCGCGGAGGCGGTGCTGGAACCGATGGCGCGCAAGGTGATCCACTGCGGCGGCGCCGGGCACGGGCAGGTCACCAAGATGTGCAACAACCTCATCCTTGGCGCGTCGATGATCGCGGTCAGCGAGGCTTTCGTGCTGGGCGAGCGGCTCGGGCTGAGCAACCAGGCGCTCTACGACGTCGCCTCGATCTCCACCGGGCAGTGCTGGTCGCTGACCACGAACTGCCCGGTGCCGGATCTGGTGGAGACCAGCCGCGCGAACCACGACTACGAGCCGGGGTTCTCCGCGGCGCTGATGCTCAAGGACCTGCGGCTGGCCGAGTCCGCGGCCGAGCAGAGCGGCACCGACACCGCGATCGGGCAGCTGGCCACCGAGCTGTACCAGCGGTTCAACGCCGAGGGCGGCGGCGAGTACGACTTCGGCGCGATCATCCGCTCCATCCGGGAGCACTCCGGTGCCGAGGGCACGGTGACGCCGTCCGGATCGGCGGAGGCCACCGGCACGGCGTGA
- a CDS encoding CoA-acylating methylmalonate-semialdehyde dehydrogenase codes for MSQELTHFIGGERVAGTSGNFGDVFDPNTGQVQAAVPLASTGEVSAAVADAAAAQPAWAAQNPQKRARVLMRFLQLVNDEMDSLARLLAAEHGKTVPDAKGDIQRGLEVVEFAVGIPHLLKGEYSENAGTGIDVYSMRQPLGVVAGITPFNFPAMIPLWKAAPAIAAGNSFVLKPSERDPSVPLRLAELFVEAGLPPGVLNVVNGDKTAVDAVLTDPRIEAVGFVGSSSIAEYIYSTAAAHGKRAQCFGGAKNHMIVMPDADLDQAVEALVGAGYGSAGERCMAISVAVPVGQATADALVEKLTERVRKLKIGTSFTEDADFGPLVTRQAKQRADDLVTAGVDEGAELLVDGRGFEMAGHEGGFFAGASLFDHVTPDMRIYREEIFGPVLSVVRAADYEEALRLPSENEYGNGVAIFTRDGDAAREFVSRVDTGMIGVNVPIPVPIAYHTFGGWKRSGYGDLNQHGPDSIKFYTKTKTVTSRWPSGLKEGASFTIPTMN; via the coding sequence ATGTCCCAGGAGTTGACGCACTTCATCGGCGGCGAGCGGGTCGCCGGGACCTCCGGGAACTTCGGTGACGTGTTCGATCCGAACACCGGGCAGGTGCAGGCGGCGGTGCCGTTGGCCTCGACCGGCGAGGTCTCCGCCGCCGTCGCCGACGCGGCCGCGGCGCAACCGGCGTGGGCGGCGCAGAACCCGCAGAAGCGGGCCCGGGTGCTGATGCGCTTCCTGCAACTGGTCAACGACGAGATGGACTCGCTGGCCCGGCTGCTGGCCGCCGAGCACGGCAAGACCGTCCCGGACGCCAAGGGCGACATCCAGCGCGGCCTGGAGGTCGTCGAGTTCGCCGTCGGCATCCCGCACCTGCTCAAGGGCGAGTACAGCGAGAACGCGGGAACCGGCATCGACGTCTACTCGATGCGCCAGCCGCTGGGCGTGGTCGCGGGCATCACCCCGTTCAACTTCCCGGCGATGATCCCGCTGTGGAAGGCCGCACCTGCCATCGCGGCGGGCAACTCCTTCGTGCTCAAGCCCTCCGAACGGGACCCGTCGGTGCCGCTGCGGCTGGCGGAGCTGTTCGTCGAAGCGGGCCTGCCGCCGGGCGTGCTCAACGTGGTCAACGGTGACAAGACCGCGGTGGACGCGGTGCTGACCGACCCGCGGATCGAGGCGGTCGGGTTCGTCGGCTCCTCGTCGATCGCGGAGTACATCTATTCGACCGCGGCCGCGCACGGCAAGCGCGCGCAATGCTTCGGCGGCGCGAAGAACCACATGATCGTGATGCCGGATGCGGATCTGGACCAGGCGGTGGAGGCGCTGGTCGGCGCCGGCTACGGCTCGGCGGGTGAGCGGTGCATGGCGATCTCGGTGGCGGTGCCGGTCGGGCAGGCCACCGCGGACGCGTTGGTGGAGAAGCTCACCGAGCGGGTGCGCAAGCTCAAGATCGGCACCAGCTTCACCGAGGATGCCGACTTCGGGCCGCTGGTGACCAGGCAGGCGAAGCAGCGGGCGGACGACCTGGTCACCGCAGGTGTCGACGAAGGGGCGGAGCTGCTGGTCGACGGTCGCGGGTTCGAGATGGCAGGCCACGAGGGCGGCTTCTTCGCGGGTGCCTCGCTGTTCGACCACGTCACGCCGGACATGCGGATCTACCGGGAGGAGATCTTCGGTCCCGTGCTGTCGGTGGTGCGCGCGGCCGATTACGAGGAGGCGCTGCGGCTGCCGAGCGAGAACGAGTACGGCAACGGGGTCGCCATCTTCACCAGGGACGGCGACGCGGCGCGCGAGTTCGTCAGCCGCGTCGACACCGGGATGATCGGGGTGAACGTGCCGATCCCGGTGCCGATCGCGTACCACACCTTCGGCGGCTGGAAGCGCTCCGGCTACGGCGACCTGAACCAGCACGGCCCGGACTCGATCAAGTTCTACACCAAGACCAAGACGGTCACCTCGCGCTGGCCGTCCGGGCTCAAGGAAGGCGCCAGCTTCACCATTCCGACCATGAACTGA
- a CDS encoding SLC13 family permease has translation MSNSLLLLHTAITVLGIVGLIVGARLNPVIVLVLGSLYLGLATGLGFEGTAKAVTTGFGDLMAEVGLIIGFGVLLGSLLSATGTLQRIVELFLKAFGKDRSPYALGLSAGVVFPAIYFDVALVMLAPMARSVAARTGASVAAVGGALAIGLEVGLLMVLPGAAALAISGSLGVGLGMMLLFGIGIGVASIVIAVFLHGRLMRRTWNPAKDEAHVDDGIEGMAVGSAETPKRTLPLIVLVLPVLVPLLLIVLGTVTETAGARVGWIAFLADPVVALLIGLVLGCAITVWTLSRDAVERALNKGAATSGTILLFTGVAGSLGEVISRTGVGDVVSGLFHAGSASPLLLAWLVAALLRLAQGSGSVAAITAATLLAPVVGGLGTAPVLVALAAAAGASFGGHVSDNTFWMFRTLLSLSTRGAFQVYTVAQSIMSVVALALVLVADLVS, from the coding sequence ATGTCCAACTCCCTCCTCCTGCTGCACACCGCGATCACGGTGCTCGGAATCGTGGGCTTGATCGTGGGTGCGCGGCTGAACCCGGTGATCGTGCTGGTGCTGGGTTCGCTGTACCTCGGCCTGGCCACCGGGCTCGGTTTCGAAGGCACCGCGAAGGCCGTCACGACCGGGTTCGGCGATCTGATGGCCGAGGTCGGGCTCATCATCGGGTTCGGCGTGCTGCTCGGTTCGCTGCTGTCGGCGACCGGGACGTTGCAGCGGATCGTCGAGCTGTTCCTGAAGGCGTTCGGGAAGGACCGGTCGCCGTACGCGCTGGGCTTGTCCGCGGGCGTGGTGTTCCCGGCGATCTACTTCGACGTGGCCCTGGTGATGCTGGCGCCGATGGCGCGCTCGGTGGCCGCCCGCACCGGTGCGAGCGTGGCGGCCGTCGGCGGCGCGCTGGCGATCGGCTTGGAGGTCGGGCTGCTGATGGTGCTGCCGGGTGCGGCGGCATTGGCGATCAGCGGTTCGCTCGGCGTCGGCCTCGGCATGATGCTGCTGTTCGGCATCGGGATCGGCGTGGCATCGATCGTCATCGCGGTGTTCCTGCACGGCAGGCTCATGCGCCGCACCTGGAACCCGGCCAAGGACGAAGCGCACGTCGATGACGGCATCGAAGGCATGGCCGTGGGCTCCGCGGAAACCCCGAAGCGCACCTTGCCGCTGATCGTGCTCGTGCTGCCGGTGCTGGTGCCGTTGCTGCTGATCGTGCTGGGCACGGTGACCGAGACCGCGGGCGCGCGGGTCGGCTGGATCGCGTTCCTGGCCGACCCGGTGGTGGCATTGCTGATCGGTCTCGTGCTCGGCTGCGCGATCACGGTGTGGACGTTGTCCAGGGACGCCGTCGAGCGGGCGTTGAACAAGGGCGCGGCCACCAGCGGCACGATCCTGCTGTTCACCGGCGTGGCAGGTTCGCTCGGCGAGGTGATCAGCCGGACCGGCGTCGGCGACGTGGTGAGCGGCCTGTTCCACGCGGGCAGTGCGTCGCCGCTGCTGCTCGCGTGGCTGGTGGCGGCGTTGCTGCGGCTGGCGCAGGGCTCGGGCTCGGTCGCGGCGATCACCGCGGCGACGCTGCTGGCGCCCGTCGTCGGTGGCCTGGGCACGGCGCCGGTGCTGGTCGCGCTGGCCGCGGCGGCAGGGGCGAGCTTCGGCGGCCACGTCAGCGACAACACGTTCTGGATGTTCCGCACGCTGCTGAGCCTGTCCACCCGCGGCGCGTTCCAGGTCTACACGGTCGCCCAGTCGATCATGTCGGTGGTGGCGCTGGCTCTCGTGCTCGTCGCGGACCTGGTCAGCTGA